Proteins co-encoded in one Hymenobacter swuensis DY53 genomic window:
- a CDS encoding leucyl aminopeptidase family protein, whose translation MPLSLAYAADFPAIADAVFILPAGTRELPVTAAADLPEAARQYVATRLQADDKLISINQYTHHHYFVVADEKKTAALTAEALRKAGHQLHARLKADKIAELYLCDLTHTGALSLAEGLALTAYQFEGYKTDEKSKKPSTLQQLTLVGAGLSQEQVRELDGVLQGVYLARDLVNMPYSHLNATQLAQRFEQAGEEAGFHVEVLDLVRIEALRMGGLLAVNQGSPEPPTFTIMEYKPESATNTKPIVLVGKGVVFDTGGLSLKPTPNSMDLMKCDMAGAAVVVGLLSALAKNKVPLHVIGLVPATDNRPGGPALAPGDVITMYSGLTVEVMNTDAEGRLILADALAFARKYEPQLVLDYATLTGSAVRAIGTEGTVYMGTADEETMLALKKAGNATHERLVEFPLWDEYADHIKSPIADISNLGKAEAGAISAGKFLERFTEGYPWVHFDIAGPAFLTAPDSYRGKGGTGTAIRSTYAFLKGLV comes from the coding sequence ATGCCACTTTCCCTCGCCTACGCCGCCGATTTCCCCGCCATTGCCGATGCCGTGTTCATTCTGCCAGCCGGCACGCGGGAGTTGCCCGTAACCGCCGCCGCCGACCTGCCCGAGGCCGCCCGCCAGTACGTGGCCACCCGCCTCCAGGCCGATGACAAGCTCATCAGCATCAACCAGTATACTCACCACCACTACTTTGTGGTGGCTGACGAGAAGAAAACGGCGGCCCTCACGGCTGAGGCGTTGCGCAAGGCCGGCCACCAACTCCACGCCCGCCTCAAAGCCGATAAAATTGCGGAACTCTACCTCTGCGACCTGACTCACACCGGCGCGCTGTCCCTGGCCGAGGGTCTGGCTCTCACCGCCTACCAATTTGAGGGCTACAAAACCGACGAAAAATCGAAGAAGCCGTCCACGCTCCAGCAACTCACGCTGGTGGGCGCGGGACTTTCCCAGGAGCAGGTGCGGGAACTGGACGGCGTGCTGCAGGGTGTGTACCTAGCCCGCGACCTAGTGAACATGCCCTACTCCCACCTCAACGCTACCCAGCTGGCCCAGCGCTTCGAGCAGGCCGGCGAAGAGGCCGGCTTTCATGTAGAAGTGTTGGACCTGGTGCGCATTGAGGCCCTGCGGATGGGTGGCCTGCTGGCCGTGAACCAGGGCAGCCCCGAACCGCCCACCTTCACCATCATGGAGTACAAGCCCGAAAGCGCCACCAACACCAAGCCCATTGTGCTGGTGGGCAAGGGCGTGGTGTTCGATACTGGCGGCCTCAGCCTCAAGCCCACGCCCAACAGCATGGACCTGATGAAGTGCGACATGGCCGGTGCGGCCGTGGTGGTGGGTCTGCTCTCGGCCCTGGCCAAAAACAAAGTACCCCTGCACGTTATTGGGCTGGTGCCGGCCACCGACAACCGCCCCGGCGGCCCCGCCCTGGCTCCCGGCGACGTGATTACCATGTACAGCGGCCTCACCGTAGAGGTGATGAATACCGACGCCGAAGGACGCCTCATTCTGGCCGATGCCCTGGCCTTTGCCAGGAAGTATGAGCCCCAGCTGGTACTTGACTACGCTACGCTTACCGGCTCAGCCGTGCGCGCCATCGGCACGGAGGGCACCGTGTACATGGGTACCGCCGACGAGGAAACTATGCTGGCCCTCAAAAAAGCCGGTAATGCTACTCACGAGCGGCTGGTGGAATTCCCCCTCTGGGATGAGTACGCCGACCATATCAAGAGCCCCATTGCCGATATCAGCAACTTGGGCAAGGCCGAAGCCGGGGCCATTTCAGCCGGCAAGTTCCTAGAGCGCTTCACCGAGGGCTACCCCTGGGTCCACTTCGACATTGCTGGCCCCGCCTTCCTCACCGCTCCCGATTCCTACCGCGGCAAAGGCGGTACCGGCACCGCCATCCGCTCCACGTATGCGTTTCTGAAGGGTCTGGTCTAA
- the pdxA gene encoding 4-hydroxythreonine-4-phosphate dehydrogenase PdxA produces the protein MLPRIGISVGDLAGIGPEIIYKTFLDQRLLKFCTPVVYGTAAVLFDDFPQDASHEPLTFRQVREAADIAPGKHNAVTCWDEDYHLTPGQPSPASGTAARLSLQAAARDLKAGLLDALVTAPISKENTQADDFRFPGHTEFLTSFFEAKESLMLLAADGLRVATVTGHIPLKDVPGRVTKELLTAKLRILLHSLKHDFGIEKPRVAVLGLNPHAGENGLLGTEEADVVTPVLRHFQEEGHLAYGPFPADGYFGTRQFKQFDATLSLYHDQGLIPFKTLAFERGVNFTAGLPVIRTSPDHGTAYGLAGKFQADETSFREALYMACELVRYRKSEAEIKPLIPGPAPRSARND, from the coding sequence ATGCTCCCACGCATCGGTATTTCCGTCGGCGACCTGGCCGGCATCGGCCCGGAAATCATCTATAAAACCTTCCTCGACCAGCGCCTGCTCAAGTTCTGCACGCCGGTGGTCTACGGCACGGCCGCCGTCCTGTTCGATGACTTCCCGCAAGACGCCAGCCACGAGCCCCTCACCTTCCGGCAGGTGCGCGAGGCGGCCGATATTGCCCCCGGCAAGCACAACGCCGTCACGTGCTGGGATGAGGACTACCACCTCACGCCCGGCCAGCCCAGCCCGGCCAGCGGCACTGCTGCCCGCCTAAGCCTGCAGGCCGCCGCCCGCGACCTGAAAGCCGGCCTGCTCGATGCCCTCGTGACGGCCCCCATCAGCAAGGAAAACACCCAGGCCGACGACTTTCGCTTCCCCGGCCACACCGAGTTTCTAACCAGTTTCTTTGAGGCCAAAGAGAGCCTGATGCTGCTGGCTGCCGACGGCCTGCGCGTGGCCACCGTCACGGGTCACATTCCACTCAAGGACGTACCGGGTCGGGTAACCAAGGAGCTGCTCACGGCCAAACTGCGCATCCTGCTGCACTCACTGAAGCACGATTTCGGGATTGAAAAGCCACGCGTGGCCGTACTCGGCCTCAACCCCCACGCCGGCGAAAACGGCCTGCTTGGCACGGAGGAAGCCGACGTAGTGACGCCTGTCCTGCGCCATTTCCAGGAGGAAGGCCACTTGGCCTACGGCCCTTTTCCGGCCGATGGCTACTTTGGCACCCGCCAGTTCAAGCAGTTCGACGCCACCCTGTCGTTGTACCACGACCAGGGCCTGATTCCATTCAAAACCCTGGCCTTCGAGCGGGGCGTAAACTTCACGGCAGGCCTGCCGGTCATCCGCACTTCTCCCGACCACGGCACAGCTTACGGCCTGGCCGGCAAGTTCCAGGCCGACGAAACGTCCTTCCGTGAGGCGCTCTATATGGCCTGTGAGCTGGTGCGCTACCGCAAGTCGGAGGCCGAAATTAAGCCTCTGATTCCTGGCCCCGCCCCCCGCAGTGCCCGCAACGATTAG
- a CDS encoding helix-turn-helix domain-containing protein, with product MQLSTPTDYRTALRRLDALVVAGVEGNVALETEFRELITALDIYESKLGLLPIPNLPTSLAEMIELKRQQMRLKQKELAELLEVPAGRLSQILSGKRRVTLDLAKRLYERLGIPSDFILKNA from the coding sequence ATGCAGCTGTCTACTCCCACCGACTACCGTACCGCCTTGCGCCGCCTCGATGCGCTGGTAGTGGCGGGCGTGGAAGGCAACGTGGCTCTGGAAACGGAGTTTCGGGAACTGATTACGGCCCTTGACATCTACGAAAGCAAGCTGGGCCTGCTGCCGATTCCCAACCTGCCGACCTCCCTGGCCGAAATGATTGAGTTGAAGCGCCAGCAGATGCGGCTGAAACAAAAGGAGCTGGCCGAATTGCTGGAAGTACCGGCCGGGCGTCTCTCCCAGATTCTGAGCGGCAAGCGACGCGTTACCCTCGACTTGGCCAAGCGGCTGTACGAGCGGCTGGGCATTCCCTCGGATTTTATCCTGAAGAACGCCTAG
- a CDS encoding YceD family protein — MKKDSQYDINIARLADKTHHFAFDLDRSFFELFDQELIPDGSVHADITLTKTERLITVDFDLRGTVRQVCDRSLDDYDQKIDAQEQLLVRFGEETQELDDNVLQITPDTQTLPLAQHLFDYIGLALPMKKLHPRFQNEPDENPDADATLIFTTRKEGEDDSDDDDTDPRWNALKNLN, encoded by the coding sequence GTGAAGAAGGATTCGCAATACGACATAAACATTGCCCGGTTGGCTGATAAAACGCACCATTTTGCGTTTGACCTGGACCGCTCCTTCTTTGAGTTGTTCGACCAGGAGCTGATTCCGGATGGCAGCGTGCATGCTGACATTACCCTGACCAAAACCGAGCGGCTCATTACCGTGGATTTTGACCTCCGAGGTACCGTGCGCCAGGTTTGCGACCGGAGCCTGGACGACTACGACCAGAAAATTGACGCGCAGGAGCAGTTGCTGGTGCGCTTTGGCGAGGAGACCCAGGAACTGGACGACAACGTGTTGCAAATCACGCCCGATACCCAGACGCTCCCGCTGGCCCAGCACCTGTTCGACTACATCGGGCTGGCCCTGCCCATGAAGAAGCTGCACCCGCGCTTCCAGAATGAGCCCGACGAAAATCCTGATGCCGACGCCACGCTCATCTTCACCACCCGCAAGGAAGGCGAGGACGACTCGGATGACGACGACACTGACCCGCGCTGGAATGCGCTCAAAAACCTGAATTAG
- the rpmF gene encoding 50S ribosomal protein L32 has protein sequence MAHPKRRTSSATRNKRRSHYKLTPKAVTVCATTGELHLRHKAYVVDGDLYLNGKVAIKDYAPVAAPAPTDNDEE, from the coding sequence ATGGCACATCCTAAGCGCCGGACCTCCTCTGCTACCCGCAACAAGCGTCGTAGCCACTACAAACTGACCCCGAAGGCAGTAACCGTATGCGCCACTACCGGTGAGCTGCACCTACGTCACAAAGCTTACGTGGTTGACGGCGACCTGTACTTGAACGGTAAAGTTGCCATCAAAGATTATGCTCCTGTAGCTGCTCCGGCCCCTACTGACAACGACGAAGAATAG
- the plsX gene encoding phosphate acyltransferase PlsX → MKIALDAMGGDFAPQAAVDGAVLAAQVLAGKAQIVLIGQEAAVRPLLDQHGAAAADLTLVSASQIIEMGEHPAKAYQQKQDSSIAIGYKLLATGEVEAFCSAGNTGAMLVGAMFSVKAVPGVMRPAIANFVPKLHGGMGIMLDVGANAECKPEMLEQFGELGSLYAQYVLGIEKPKVGLMNLGEEEGKGTAITQAAHQLLKVNPHIHFIGNIEGRDLFNDKADVIVCDGFTGNVVLKMAESVYDVIAEKNIHDPFLDKFNYEAVGGSPILGINDNAIIGHGVSTPQAICNMLLQGYQMAHSGIADQIKNTFKS, encoded by the coding sequence ATGAAGATAGCCCTGGACGCAATGGGGGGCGATTTTGCTCCTCAGGCCGCCGTCGATGGGGCCGTACTGGCCGCCCAAGTGCTGGCCGGTAAGGCCCAGATAGTGCTCATCGGCCAGGAAGCTGCCGTGCGCCCCCTGCTGGATCAGCACGGTGCCGCCGCTGCCGACCTTACCCTGGTTTCCGCTTCCCAGATCATTGAGATGGGCGAGCATCCGGCCAAAGCCTATCAGCAGAAGCAGGATTCCAGCATTGCCATCGGCTACAAGCTGTTGGCCACGGGCGAAGTGGAGGCTTTCTGCTCGGCCGGCAACACCGGTGCGATGCTGGTGGGTGCGATGTTCAGCGTGAAGGCCGTGCCCGGTGTGATGCGCCCTGCCATTGCCAATTTTGTACCCAAGCTGCACGGCGGTATGGGTATCATGCTGGACGTGGGAGCCAATGCAGAATGCAAGCCCGAAATGCTGGAGCAATTCGGCGAGTTGGGCTCGTTGTACGCGCAGTACGTGTTGGGCATCGAGAAACCCAAGGTGGGCCTCATGAACTTGGGCGAGGAAGAAGGCAAAGGCACGGCCATCACCCAAGCCGCGCATCAGTTGCTGAAAGTGAATCCCCATATTCACTTCATCGGCAATATTGAGGGCCGCGACCTGTTCAACGACAAAGCCGACGTAATTGTGTGCGATGGATTTACGGGCAATGTGGTCCTGAAAATGGCCGAATCGGTGTATGATGTCATTGCCGAAAAGAACATTCACGACCCGTTCCTCGACAAGTTCAACTACGAAGCCGTGGGTGGTTCACCCATTCTCGGCATCAATGACAACGCCATCATCGGCCACGGGGTAAGCACTCCCCAAGCCATCTGTAACATGCTGCTGCAAGGCTATCAAATGGCCCACTCCGGTATTGCCGATCAGATAAAAAACACCTTCAAGTCCTAA
- a CDS encoding beta-ketoacyl-ACP synthase III, which produces MKITAAITGVGSYVPDYVLTNQELETLVDTTDEWILSRTGIKERHILKGENQGTSVMGIKAVKQLLAKTGNKAEDIDLLICATTTPDLVFPATANIISAAVGATKAFSFDMQAACSGFMYALATGSQFIATGTYKKVVVVGADKMSSIIDYTDRATCIIFGDGAGAVLLEPNTEGLGLLDQELHSDGNGEQYLHQKAGGSRRPPSADTVAHREHYVYQEGAAVFKFAVKNMADVAAQVSERNGLSADTIDWLVPHQANKRIIDATAHRVGIGPEKVMLNIHKYGNTTNGTIPLCLSDYEQQLRKGDNLIIAAFGGGFTWGALYLKWAYDPKPDPRTA; this is translated from the coding sequence ATGAAGATTACCGCTGCCATTACCGGAGTCGGTTCCTACGTACCCGATTACGTGCTGACCAACCAAGAGCTTGAAACCTTGGTAGATACCACCGATGAGTGGATTTTAAGCCGTACGGGAATTAAGGAGCGGCACATTCTGAAGGGCGAAAATCAGGGAACTTCGGTGATGGGAATTAAGGCGGTAAAGCAGTTGCTGGCCAAAACCGGCAACAAAGCCGAAGACATCGACCTGCTGATCTGCGCCACTACCACTCCCGACCTGGTTTTTCCGGCGACAGCCAACATTATTTCGGCGGCCGTAGGCGCTACTAAGGCTTTCAGCTTCGATATGCAGGCGGCCTGCTCGGGCTTTATGTACGCGCTGGCCACCGGCTCGCAGTTTATTGCCACCGGTACCTACAAGAAAGTAGTGGTAGTGGGGGCCGATAAAATGTCGAGCATTATTGACTACACCGACCGCGCTACCTGCATCATCTTCGGAGACGGGGCCGGGGCCGTGCTGCTGGAACCGAACACCGAGGGCTTGGGCCTGCTCGACCAAGAGCTCCACTCCGATGGCAATGGCGAGCAATACCTGCACCAGAAAGCCGGCGGTTCACGCCGTCCCCCGTCGGCCGATACCGTAGCTCACCGCGAGCATTATGTGTACCAGGAAGGTGCGGCCGTGTTCAAGTTTGCCGTGAAAAACATGGCCGACGTGGCCGCCCAAGTATCGGAGCGCAACGGCCTTTCGGCCGATACTATTGACTGGCTGGTACCGCATCAGGCCAACAAACGCATCATTGATGCTACGGCCCACCGTGTGGGCATCGGCCCGGAGAAGGTAATGCTCAACATTCACAAGTACGGCAACACCACCAACGGCACCATCCCGCTCTGCCTCTCCGACTACGAGCAGCAACTGCGCAAAGGTGATAACCTGATCATTGCCGCCTTTGGCGGCGGCTTCACTTGGGGTGCGCTGTACCTGAAATGGGCCTACGACCCCAAACCCGACCCGCGCACGGCGTAA
- the efp gene encoding elongation factor P has translation MATTADFRNGLVLNYNGDLHVITEFQHVKPGKGPAFVRTKLRNIKTGRVIDNTFNAGVKVETARVEQRPHQYLYKDDYGYTFMDNETFEQVVLPEAMVPFADIMKEGQVATILFHAETEQPLTAELPTTVELVVTYTEPGLKGDTATNTLKPAIVETGARIQVPLFIDTDTKIRIKTSDYSYVERVK, from the coding sequence ATGGCCACTACTGCTGATTTCCGCAACGGGCTCGTGCTCAACTACAACGGCGACCTGCACGTCATCACCGAATTTCAACACGTAAAACCCGGCAAGGGCCCGGCTTTCGTGCGCACCAAGCTCCGCAACATCAAAACCGGCCGTGTTATCGATAACACATTCAACGCCGGGGTGAAAGTGGAAACGGCCCGCGTTGAGCAACGCCCCCACCAGTACCTGTACAAGGATGATTATGGCTACACGTTCATGGACAACGAAACCTTCGAGCAGGTAGTGTTGCCCGAAGCCATGGTACCCTTCGCCGACATTATGAAGGAAGGTCAGGTGGCCACCATCCTGTTCCACGCCGAAACCGAGCAGCCCCTCACGGCCGAGCTGCCCACCACGGTAGAACTGGTAGTAACTTACACCGAGCCCGGCCTGAAAGGCGACACCGCCACTAACACCCTCAAGCCGGCCATCGTGGAAACGGGAGCCCGCATTCAGGTGCCGTTGTTCATTGATACCGACACCAAAATCCGCATCAAGACCAGCGACTATTCTTATGTCGAAAGAGTCAAATAA
- the accB gene encoding acetyl-CoA carboxylase biotin carboxyl carrier protein: MKAKELQDLIDFIAKSGLNKVNIETDEFKISVQREPSTKVVSGNVTSVQQAPAAAPSAPVAAPAPTAAPAAPAPAAEAAPAGNYTPLKSPMIGTFYRSNSPESPAFVQVGDLVEKGQVICIIEAMKLFNEIEAEQSGRVVKALVENASPVEYDQPLFLIEPM; this comes from the coding sequence ATGAAAGCCAAAGAACTCCAGGACCTCATCGACTTTATTGCTAAGTCGGGTCTGAACAAAGTCAACATCGAAACCGACGAATTTAAAATCTCGGTGCAGCGTGAGCCTTCCACGAAAGTGGTAAGCGGCAACGTTACGTCGGTGCAGCAGGCTCCGGCCGCCGCCCCGTCTGCTCCAGTTGCCGCTCCTGCTCCCACGGCAGCCCCCGCCGCTCCGGCTCCGGCTGCCGAGGCTGCACCGGCCGGCAACTATACGCCGCTGAAGTCGCCGATGATTGGCACGTTCTACCGCAGCAACAGCCCCGAGTCGCCGGCTTTTGTGCAGGTGGGTGATCTGGTGGAGAAAGGTCAGGTGATCTGCATCATCGAAGCCATGAAGCTGTTCAACGAAATCGAGGCCGAGCAATCAGGCCGCGTGGTGAAAGCCCTGGTGGAAAACGCCTCCCCCGTGGAGTACGACCAGCCGCTGTTCCTGATTGAGCCAATGTAA
- the accC gene encoding acetyl-CoA carboxylase biotin carboxylase subunit: MFKKILIANRGEIALRVIRTCKEMGIKTVAVYSTADKESLHVRFADEAVCIGPPASSQSYLSIPTLIAAAEITNADAIHPGYGFLSENAEFSRVCQENGIKFIGASPDMINRMGDKASAKATMIAAGVPCIPGSVGLLDSVEQGKKIAAKIKYPVILKATAGGGGRGMRIINSEDEFEKAWTDARTESKAAFGNDGMYLEKFVVEPRHIEIQVCGDQFGHVCHLSERDCSIQRRHQKLVEEAPSPFMTDDLRERMGAAAIAGASAIGYEGVGTIEFLVDKDRNFYFMEMNTRIQVEHPVTEEVINYDLIKEQIKVAAGIPITGNNYSPKMHAMECRINAEDPSKDFRPSPGKITVLHIPGGHGVRVDTHVYAGYQIPSNYDSMIAKLITVAQTREECIVKMKRALSEFVVEGVKTTIPFHLKLMDNEQFKAGDFTTKFLETSFDFSEL, from the coding sequence GTGTTCAAGAAAATACTGATTGCCAACCGGGGCGAGATTGCGCTACGCGTGATTCGGACCTGCAAGGAAATGGGCATCAAGACGGTGGCCGTGTACTCGACGGCCGACAAGGAAAGCCTGCATGTACGCTTCGCCGATGAGGCCGTGTGTATCGGGCCGCCCGCTTCGTCGCAGAGCTACCTAAGCATCCCGACGCTGATTGCCGCCGCAGAAATCACCAACGCCGACGCCATCCATCCGGGCTACGGGTTCCTGAGCGAAAACGCCGAATTCTCGCGCGTGTGCCAGGAAAACGGCATCAAGTTCATCGGGGCTTCGCCCGATATGATCAACCGCATGGGTGATAAGGCCTCGGCCAAAGCCACCATGATTGCCGCCGGCGTGCCCTGCATCCCGGGCTCCGTGGGCCTGCTCGATTCGGTGGAGCAGGGCAAGAAGATTGCCGCCAAAATCAAGTATCCCGTTATTCTGAAGGCTACGGCCGGCGGCGGCGGGCGCGGCATGCGCATCATCAACTCCGAAGACGAGTTTGAGAAAGCTTGGACTGATGCCCGCACCGAATCGAAAGCCGCCTTCGGCAACGATGGCATGTACCTGGAGAAATTTGTGGTGGAACCCCGCCATATCGAAATTCAGGTATGCGGCGACCAGTTCGGCCATGTGTGCCACCTCTCGGAGCGCGACTGCAGCATTCAGCGCCGTCACCAGAAATTGGTGGAGGAAGCACCTTCGCCATTTATGACCGATGATCTGCGCGAGCGGATGGGCGCGGCAGCTATTGCCGGTGCCTCGGCCATCGGCTACGAAGGCGTGGGCACCATTGAATTCCTGGTGGACAAGGACCGCAACTTCTACTTCATGGAGATGAACACCCGTATTCAGGTGGAGCACCCCGTGACGGAAGAGGTTATCAACTATGACTTGATCAAGGAACAGATCAAAGTAGCGGCCGGCATTCCGATTACCGGCAACAATTACTCGCCCAAGATGCACGCCATGGAGTGCCGCATCAACGCCGAGGACCCTTCGAAGGATTTCCGACCCTCGCCGGGCAAAATCACGGTACTGCACATTCCGGGTGGCCACGGTGTGCGCGTGGATACGCACGTGTACGCGGGCTATCAGATTCCGTCGAACTACGATTCGATGATTGCCAAGCTCATCACCGTGGCCCAAACCCGGGAAGAGTGCATCGTGAAAATGAAGCGCGCCCTGAGCGAGTTTGTGGTGGAAGGCGTGAAAACGACCATTCCGTTTCACCTCAAACTGATGGACAACGAGCAGTTCAAGGCCGGCGACTTCACGACAAAGTTTCTGGAAACGAGCTTCGATTTCTCGGAGTTGTAA
- a CDS encoding alpha-amylase has product MKAKLTVALSGLLAAGSLLSSCSKEELQPTATAVPQATTSGQNAVVTNGVMMQAFYWDVPISNAQGTWWQVLGSKAAELKAAGITALWLPPAYKGGSQSDVGYGVYDRYDLGEFNQKGTVATRYGTIGQLQTAIGAMKGQGLQVYEDMVMNHMAWADAQENVNGNLVYTKFNFPGRGNTYSSYKWGFNNFTGTQQAPNNGWYQWKSWDFQPYANNDAYDNLLGSEIQYNNNAANQTETINWGNWITTKMSLDGYRLDATKHIYTPYVNQWLDAVKTNGRFAVSEAWFRNLQDLKNYAAATGGRTSLFDVPLHYTFQDMSNGNGAWDMRGLQFAGFTESNPTLSVSFVDNHDTDHPGALYSPVTNLKMLAYAYILTRANGYPCVFYKDYYNYGLGNQIKTLNGIRQANAYGAAAEYTSVNDADVYAYSRAGDATHKGLLMLLNDGSSARTKTITTPFKSATLTDKTGNTSGTVTTDANGTGVFPVNSRSYAVWVPGGTTTTPPPTTGTTAVSFNVTYSGTVSGQDVYVLGSTAQLGAWNTANAIKLSGATYPVWKGTINLTSGTSVQYKYIRKDAAGNVLYEGGANRTFTPTGTSQTRTETWQ; this is encoded by the coding sequence ATGAAAGCAAAACTGACCGTAGCCCTATCGGGGCTGCTGGCAGCTGGTTCCCTGTTGTCTTCGTGCAGCAAAGAGGAATTGCAGCCTACAGCCACGGCCGTCCCCCAGGCCACTACCTCCGGCCAGAATGCCGTGGTGACCAATGGCGTGATGATGCAGGCCTTCTACTGGGATGTGCCGATCAGCAACGCGCAGGGAACTTGGTGGCAGGTGCTGGGCTCCAAAGCCGCCGAGTTGAAGGCCGCCGGCATTACGGCCCTGTGGCTGCCCCCGGCCTACAAAGGTGGGAGCCAGAGCGACGTCGGCTACGGCGTGTATGACCGCTACGACCTGGGCGAATTCAACCAGAAAGGCACCGTAGCCACGCGCTACGGCACCATCGGGCAGCTGCAAACTGCCATTGGGGCTATGAAAGGCCAAGGCCTGCAGGTGTACGAGGACATGGTGATGAACCACATGGCCTGGGCCGACGCGCAGGAAAACGTGAACGGCAACCTGGTGTACACCAAGTTCAACTTCCCCGGCCGCGGCAACACGTATAGCAGCTACAAGTGGGGCTTCAACAACTTCACCGGCACGCAGCAGGCCCCCAACAACGGCTGGTACCAGTGGAAAAGCTGGGACTTCCAACCCTACGCCAACAACGACGCCTACGACAACCTGCTGGGCTCGGAAATCCAATACAACAACAACGCTGCTAACCAGACCGAAACCATCAACTGGGGTAACTGGATTACCACCAAGATGAGCCTCGACGGCTACCGCCTCGATGCCACCAAGCACATTTACACGCCCTACGTGAACCAGTGGCTGGACGCGGTGAAAACCAACGGCCGCTTTGCCGTGAGTGAGGCCTGGTTCCGCAACCTGCAGGACCTGAAGAACTACGCCGCCGCCACCGGAGGCCGCACCAGCCTCTTCGACGTGCCGCTGCACTACACCTTCCAGGACATGAGCAACGGCAACGGCGCCTGGGACATGCGCGGGCTGCAGTTTGCCGGCTTCACCGAATCGAATCCGACGCTGTCGGTGAGCTTCGTGGATAACCATGACACCGACCATCCCGGCGCGCTGTACTCGCCCGTTACCAACCTCAAGATGCTGGCCTACGCCTACATCCTGACCCGCGCCAACGGCTACCCCTGCGTATTCTACAAGGACTACTACAACTACGGCCTCGGCAACCAGATCAAAACCCTGAACGGCATCCGCCAGGCCAACGCCTACGGTGCCGCCGCCGAGTACACTAGCGTAAACGACGCCGACGTATACGCCTACTCCCGCGCCGGCGACGCCACCCACAAAGGGTTGCTGATGCTGCTGAACGACGGCAGCTCGGCCCGCACCAAGACCATCACCACGCCCTTCAAGAGCGCCACCCTCACCGATAAAACCGGCAACACCAGCGGCACGGTAACCACCGACGCCAACGGTACCGGCGTATTCCCAGTGAACAGCCGCAGCTACGCGGTATGGGTGCCCGGCGGCACCACTACCACACCTCCTCCCACCACCGGTACCACGGCCGTATCGTTCAACGTCACGTACAGCGGCACCGTATCGGGCCAGGATGTGTACGTGCTGGGCAGCACCGCCCAACTGGGCGCCTGGAATACGGCCAACGCCATCAAGCTCAGCGGCGCCACGTATCCGGTGTGGAAAGGCACAATCAACCTGACCAGCGGTACCAGCGTGCAGTACAAGTACATCCGCAAGGATGCGGCCGGCAACGTGCTCTACGAAGGCGGCGCCAACCGCACCTTCACGCCCACCGGCACTAGCCAGACCCGCACCGAAACCTGGCAGTAG